Part of the Methanobacterium formicicum genome, TCAGTTCGGGACATAGTCAAACACTCCCGGAAGATTGGTCTGGATGCCATTGCCATTGCTGATCACAACTCCCTCAAGGGTTCGGAGGCGGCTTTAAAGGAGTTTGGCCCCCTGGAGGACCTGGTGATCATCCCGGCCATGGAAGTCTCCTCCAGCAAAGGACACATTGTGGCCCTGGGTGTGAGTGAAGAAATTCCCCGGGGACTCTCACCGGAGGAGACTGTGGAACTAATCCGGATTCAGGGTGGAATTGCCATAGCTGCCCATCCATTTGTATCTTACCGGGAAGGACTCTTCACTCAGGTGAAATTCGTGGATGTGGATGCCATGGAAACCCTTAACTCCCGTTACATATTTGGATACTCCAACTGGCGGGCTAAAAACCTGGCCAAGGAGAAAAACATCCCCCAGATCGGTGCCAGTGATGCCCATTTTTTGGGAGCCATTGGTAGCTGTGTCACGGAACTGGAAGCAGATTTCACGGTGGACGGCATCATTCAGGGTATCCTCTCTGGGAAGACCAATGTATTCGGAGACCGAACCCCTCTCCCCCTGATACTCAAGGAAGTTATTAACAAAAAGATCAGGAAGATTCAATAATCCTCTTTTTTCCCTAATCTGAATTTCCCCAGTGAAATAGCCTAGATTTGACCTAACACTTGCAGGAGTAGATCTGATGTTTAAAGAAGGAATTAGGTACAGAAAATGTAATAACGGGGACTTTATTAAACTTCATGAAATCAACCAGGAACGTTTTATTAATAAAACTTCCTTAACAACATTTAAAGTAGGGGAAAGACTCCATAAAAATACTATTTTCCTGGCAGAAGATAGGGATAAAGCAGTGGGCTACGTTTTTGGAATGAGGAGTCAGAATAATCCTGAAGAAGGTTGGATTAGGCAAATTGCAGTTTTAAAGAAATATGAGGGGAGGGGGATAGCAAAAACGTTACAAAAATTGTGTATCGAGGCTTTTAAGAGTATGAGGGGAGTGCGTTATGTTGGTTTGTCTGTCGAGCCAGGGAATAAACCAGCACTATGTCTGTATAAAAGTTTAGGGTTTAAAATAGCTGAAGGAGAACTTGGCTTTGAAACTGTAACTGTAAATGGAAAATTAGCCATTAAAGATTATTATGGTCCAGGTGAACATAGATTTATAATGAAAAAGGAATTATAAAGTATTTTTATAATAAAAATAATCAAATATGGGGATTTAATTCATGGGTATCGACTCTATAATACAGTACATCCAGGAGAACTTTGTCTACCTGCATCCGGGTTACACCACATATAATACCATTGTTTTCGGTATTATTTTGGGTTTAGTAATTCTCTTAATCATTCGGATGTTCAGATGGATTGATAAAGACCCTAAGGACCTTTTCATACCCTTAATTCCCTTCATATTCTTTGGATCCAGTGCCCGGGCCCTGGTGGATAATGGAATATATCCCCTCACCTACGCCCTGGTGACTCCAGGGATATACATTTTAACGGGACTAACCGCTATTTTCACCCTGCTGGCATCAGTTCTAATCGAACGAAAAATCGGCTGGGACTACCGCTACGTAATATTTGCAGTGGGGGCGGCCATGTGTGTTCCCAACATATACTATGCCCAACACATAAACCCCGTGGTAGTTTTCCAGGTCCTGGCTCCATGGGCCCTGTTGACTGCAGTCTTCGTTTTAATCGGTAGAAAATGGAGTCTTCTAAAGGATAAATTCAATTTGAGTATACTGTCAGCCCACCTGCTCGATGCCAGTTCCACCTTCATCGCCGTGGATTACTATGGTTACGGTGAGCAGCATGTTCTACCCAACGCACTCACCCAGCTGGCAGACAGTGCCATTATAATGTACCCCCTTAAAATTGCAGTTATACTTCCGGCCCTCTACATAATAGACACTTATGTGGAGGATAAAACCATCCGGAACATGTTAAAACTCGCCATATTCATATTAGGATTGGCACCGGGTATCAGGAACTTCCTGAGCCTGGCTATGGGCACCTGATCCTCCCATGGTTCTTTAGAGGGGAACTGTTTTTAACACAATTTTTTTAATTAAGTACCACCCAATAAGTCTACTATTAAAATGTCAAACCACAGGGGTCTTCCCAATGTACATAGATAAAGTAAAGCAAGAAATGAAAATACCTGAAAAGGTGCGAATATTCGATACCACCCTCCGTGACGGTGAACAAACACCCGGGGTGGCTATAACACCGGAAGAAAAGATAAGAATAGCCAAGAGGCTGGACAACCTGGGAGTGGACGTGATTGAAGTAGGGTTTCCAGCAGCATCACTGGGTGAACGGAAGGCAGCCCAGGAAATTAAGGGTCTGGGTCTGAATGCAAAGGTCTGTGGTTTGGCAAGGGTACTGCAGGAAGACTTGGACGCAGCCCTGGATTCAGATGTGGATTACATTCACACTTTCATTGGAACCTCTCCTCTACACCGGGAGTACAAGCTGCACATGGACCAGGAAGAAATACTCACCAAGGCCGTGGATGCCGTGGAGTACATCAAAGACCACGGTATCATAGCCGAGTTCTCAGCCGAAGATGCCACCCGGACAGAGTTCGAATTTTTGAAAAACATTTACACGGCAGTGGAAGATGCCGGGGCCGATGTGATCAATGTCCCGGACACCGTGGGAGTCATGGTACCAGCTTCCATGCGCCAATTAGTGGGGGACCTTAAAGAAGTGGTGAGTATACCCATCAGTGTGCACTGCCACGATGATTTTGGACTGGCCGTGGCCAACAGCCTGGCTGCAGTGGAAGCCGGAGCTCTGCAGGTTCACGCCACCATCAACGGCCTGGGAGAAAGGGCAGGTAACACCTCCTTAGAAGAGGTGGTAATGGCTCTAATGGCCACTTATGGTATTAAAACCAACATAACCACCGAACTTTTAGTGGGCACATCGGAACTGGTTTCCAGAATAACCGGGGTGAAAATGCCCCCTAACAAGGCCATTGTAGGGGAAAATGCCTTTGCCCATGAGGCCGGGATACACGTCCACGGAGTCCTGCAGAAGGCAGAAACCTATGAGCCCCTTAAACCGGAGATGGTAGGTCACACCCGTCGGATTGTAATGGGAAAACATACTGGAGCCCGGGCCATCAAGTCCAAACTGGATGACTATGGAATTGAAATGAACGAAGACCAGTTCTGCACCCTGTACGACCAGGTGAAGAAACTGGGTGATAAGGGTAAAATGGTCACTGACGCCGACCTCCAGGCCCTGGCCGAAACAGTTTTAGGTAAACCTAAGGAAGAAAAGGTTAAATTGGAAGGATTCACGGTGATGACTGGGGATAATGTCCTCCCCACGGCCACGGTTAAACTCAACATTGATGGTAAGATAAAAACCGCTGCCAAAACCGGTGTGGGGCCAGTTGACGCGTCCATTAACGTAATACAGGATCTGGTCCGGGAAACTGCCGATATAGAACTTAAAGAATATCATATTGAAGCCATAACTGGTGGTACCAATGCACTGGCCGAGGTATTTGTAATAATGGCTGATGGAGAGGGGCACAGTGCCACTGGTCGTTCTACTGTGGAAGATATAGTTATGGCCAGTGTTGAGGCGGTTTTAGATTCCATAAATAAGATCCTCCTGGCCCGAGATATGGATCAGTTGCCGTGATTAATCCCACTGGTGATCATTATAAGAGGGAAAGGATATAATAATCAAATATCAAGTCTCATAACATAATACCAAACAATTCAGGAGCTACTATACCATGGCCAAAGCTACTATTCTAGTGGTGGAAGATGAAAGAATCACCGCAGAAGATATCCGGGCCGGACTGGAATTTGCTGGTTACAAAGTACCGGTAATATGCTCTACCGGTGAAGATGCCGTTAGACAGGCAGGAAGACTGGAACCAGATTTAGTGCTGATGGACATTAAGTTAGAGGGTGAAATGGATGGTATAGAAGCTGCTGCCCAGATAAGAAAATCTTATGACATACCAGTAATCTACCTAACTGCTTATTCTGATGAAAAAACTGTGGAAAGAGCTAAACTAACTGAACCATCTGGATTTCTGGTTAAAGGGCAGGGAATGCTAAGCAAACCCTTTGATGAGAACGAACTCCACGCGGCCATAGAAATAACCCTTTATCGGCACGAGATGGAAAGGGAGCATGACCAGATCTCCGCGGCGATTTTGCTTAGAACCAGTGAGGCGGTGATTGCCACTAATTCCACGGGCCAGATCAGGTACATCAACTCCCTGGCCGAGACCATAACTGGTTGGCCTAAAAAAGAGGTCCTGGGTAAGAAACTGGAAGAGGTATTCCTGCCCCTATCCAAAATAAATAATGAATCTCCTTTAGAAGATGTTCTGGTTGAGGGGGAACCGGAAATAATCTCCCGTAACGGGGCCAAATTCACGGTTAAAGGTACAGTAACTCCTATAAAAGATTACAAACAAAAAAACAACGGCATGGTGATATCTTTTAAAGTTGTTAATGATGATATTTAACTAAAGTAATTTTTTGGTGATGGGGAGGTTGTTATGGCTAAAATAAATATCATAATAGTGGAAGATGAGAGGATAACCGCTGAAGATATTAAAAAAGCCTTAAATAGTGTGGGGTATGAGGTTCCAGCCATTGTACCGTCTGGTGAAGAAGCTATTAAGGCTGCTGAAGAGCTTAAACCTGATCTGGTGATTATGGATATCAAGTTGGAGGGGGAAATGGATGGTATTCAGGCCGCAGAACAGATACGTTCCAAGCTGGGAATACCCATCATCTATCTTACTGCTTATTCTGATGAAAAAACAGTTCAAAGGGCCAAAATCACTGAGCCTTCTGGATTTATTCTTAAACAACCCTACGGATTTTTGCGCAAACCCTTTGAAGAGAGTGAACTTAACACCACCATTGAAATAACTCTCTACCGGGACCGGCTGGAGAAAAGACTCCGCAAACATGACAAATGGTTGGGGGCCATGCTTAAAAGTATCAGTGATGGGGTAATTGCCACCGATCTCAATGGCCAGGTACGATTCATGAATTCCATGGCCGAAGAGTTAACTGGCTGGCTGGAAGAAGATGCTCTGGGCCATGATGTTCGGGAGATATTTGATCCGGTTGGTTACAAACTCCCCCTGGAAGATGACATGTCCCGTGAAGTGTCCTATCTTAAAAATACAGTTTTAAAATTAGAAGAGGGGGAGAAATTAACCGTAGATGGTAGTGTAACTGTTATTAAAGATATGGAGGGCAACGTTGATGGTTTAGTGATAGTATTCCGCCCGGTTAACCTTAGTAAAATCTAAAATTCACTTATTTTGAAAGGAGAAGGATTAGCAAGAATTTCTTCTAGGTTAGATCTCCGTCGTAGGATCATTCTTGAAAAAATATGGAGTTTAAAGTAATATTTATTGCCATAACCGTTTTTAACACCGTAATTTCCTTAAAAAGCTCCCATCACAAAATATATATAATACCAAGATAAAGTTTAGAATTATAGTATATCAATGGAGGTTAAGCGAATGTCAGAGGAAAATGTGGTGTACATTGGAAACAAACCGGTAATGAACTATGTATTGGCTGTAGTAACACAAATGAACGGCGGTACTCCGGAAGTAATACTAAAAGCCAGGGGAAGAGCCATTTCCCGAGCAGTTGACGTAGCAGAGATTGTCAGAAACAGATTCATTACTGACGTGAGTATCGGAAGTATCGACATCTGCACAGAAGAAATTATGAACAATGAGGGAACCTCAACCAACGTTTCAGCCATTGAAATACAACTTTCCAAAGATTTTAGTTAAATTTGTAGGGTAAACCCTCTACTCTTTTTTATTCCAATATGGGGTTTTATGGAATACTGGAAAGATTTATATCTATTTTTTTTAATTAAATTGGAAATTGGGCCTTAAAAATAATTTTAAATATCTAATGACTATTTCCAGGTTTAACAATTCTAGTTTATAAATAGTAATTTCCCAAAGTAGTTTTACAAAAATATTTTCCTGAAATAAGTTTCTATCAAAATAGTATTCTCTAAATCTAAAAATAAAAAAGTAACAGAAGAAAGGTTATCTTCTGTGTTTTAGGATAAATCCGGGCTATTATTCATTTATTCATTCTTTTTACGTCGGTTTAACACGGCTCTACCTATCAGGAGTAGGGCTATGATGACTACAATAGCTCCACCAATGTAGTAGACGTATACTGATGTGGGAGCAGTTTTTTTGTCGTTGTTGAGTGCGTAAAGTGACCCGTCATCTGCACCAATGTAAATCATGTTTCCGTAGGTTGCGGGAGATGATTCCATGGGCTGGTTAATCACACCGTAACCTGGATTGTAACTCCATTCTTCGTTTCCATTGTACTTATTCAGTATGTAAACTGTGCCTCCGTTGGATCCGAATACTATTTTATTATCCAGGATGGATGCCGTGGACTTCACTGCACCACTGGTGGTGAAATTCCACTTTTCAACACCATTACGGGTGTCTAAACACATCATTTTCCCATTATCCGCCCCGATAAACAGGCTGTTGTCATTGGTATCAATGGTGGGAGAGGAAGTGACAGATTTACCCATATCGTAATTCCACTGTAATGTTCCATCGGTGGCACTGAGGGCGTACACTTTTCCGTCATCAGATCCCACGTAAACCGTGTTGTTCATCACTGCTGGAGAAGATTGTACTTTATCTCCAGTGGTGTATTCCCAGGTTTTATTTCCGGTGTCTTTGTCCAGTGCGTACACTTTTCCGTCATCAGATCCTACAAACAGGTTTTCTCCAGAGATAACTGGAGATGATCTAACTGAGTTACCGGTGTTGTACTCCCAGACTTTGGTTCCGTTATTGATATTTATGGCGTAAACACGTCCATCATTGGAACCAATATACACCAGGTTATCCTGCACCAGAGGTGAAGATTCTATGGCATTTCCGGTTTTGTATTTCCATTTAACATTACCGTTTTTAATGTCCTGGGCATAGAGGTATCCATCTGATGATCCCACATAAAGAACATCACCCACAACTGAAGGAGAAGAGATTACTGCCCCGTCAGTTTTGTAATCCCATATTTTGGTACCATCTTCCATGTTAACCGCATAAACGTGGCCATCATTGGAACCAAAATAGATTATCTTGTTCTGTATTGCGGGAGATGATTTTATAGCTCCCTGGGTACTGAAGTACCAGGCGGTGGGTGTGAAATCTGCGGCCTGATCAGTAAAACCGGTGTGCTGGGCATTTTCATGGAAGGAATTCCAATCCGCACCAGCAGCAGTGGCAATGCCCAGTGGCGATGCCAGCAGGCATGTTATCATAAATCCAAGAAGTAACTGCTTTTTTCCAATATCCATTGTATCACCTTATCAATCTACATTCGTTAGCTGAATTCTCCTTAAATATCTCTGTTAAATCTGGTAACACCCAGAGCAAAGAACAATAGGGTGAAACCTGCTAGAACTGCTATATCTAACCATACATCTCCAATTCCTGCTCCTTTTAACATAACTCCTCTCAGAGCGTCGTTAGCATAGGTTAGGGGGAATATGTAAGCTATTTTCTGGAATATCCAGGGCATGGTTTCAATGGGGTAGAACACTCCAGAAACGAACATCATGGGCATGGTGAAGGGCATCACCATCTGAGTGTAGTCTTCCTGGGTAGAAACCCGGGCAGAAACCATTATACCGAATCCAACGAAACATAATGCCGAAAGGACCAGTAAAAGAATGGTCAGTACCATGCTACCGTTTATGGTAATTCCAAACAGCACTATGGCTGCAAATATGAGTAGTATGGCCCGGGCTGTTTCTATGGTCAGTTTGGATATGATCTTACCTCCTACCACTGTAGCCACACTGGTAGGGGTCATGAATAAACGTGCTAGTTCTCCTCTTTCCCTTTCACCGGCCAGTGCCTCACCCATGCTGAACATGGCCCCCATCATGATGGTCATGGCCAGAATTGCCGGAACCAGGAAGTCGATGTACTTGATATCACCGTAGATCTTGTTAATCTGGAAGTTTATGGAATTCATTATGTTCTGGTAGTTAACTGCTCCCAGGGTGGATGTGTTTTGAACTCCCTGTGATTGTACCTGAATGGCTTGTGATTGGCTGTTCAATGCTTCTAGTTTTTTCATCCCGATCTGGGCTGATATCTGATTGAAAAGACCCTGTGTCGTCGGTATCAGCGTCTGGGCTGCCATTTGATCTGAAGAATCAACGTAAGTCACCACTGATTTAGCATTAGAACTGTTTAAATCCTCATAATCGGATGGAAGTATAATTGCTGCCTTTACCTGGCCTGATTCAACCATCTCCTTTCCCCGTTGGGGATCGCCGATGATATCCTTCACATTGTAAAAGGACATGTCCTTGATGGCGTTGAGGGTGGCGTCAGTTACCGGACCATCACTCTGTTTCACTATCACCACCGGAACATTTTCAATAGTTCCCCCCATTCCGTAACCGAAAAGTGCGATCATGAGTATGGGGAAAATAATGATGGACATTAGCCGGGGTTTGTGTCTCCAGAGGACTATTAAATCCTTTTTAAGCATCCACCAGATTTTTTTAGTTTCCACCATTCCTAATCACCTCCCTCCGTATCTTTTTTAACCTTCTTTGCAGTGACCTTCATGAAAACATCTTCTAGGGAGGGGTCTTTAGTTGAAATGGAGGTAATATTCCCTCCGGTTTCCATAATGGTTGATATTACCTGGGTGACCGCGGTTTCGGTGTTGGATAATTTAAAAGCAAGCCGGCCCGAGGCATGGGTTTCAATATCCAGAACACATGGGATTTGGCTTAATTTATTAATAAGTTCCTGATCAGTGTTAGTTATCATTAAACTCATTTCTCTTGCTTTATCAATTTCAGATTCTCGGGCAACTTCCTTCAACTTGCAAAATGGGGCACTGGCACTGGCACTGGAATCGGATTCCTCCATTTCACGTACAATTTCTCCTATGTTGCTTTCCGTACATTCTTCCTGAACAAGCACAGTATCTTTCAGGCCCTGAGGAGTGTCAAATGCAGCCAGCTTACCCAAGTTGATTATGCCCACATGGTCGCAGAGCATATCCACTTCGTACATATCGTGGGAGCAGAGTATGATAGTGTGACCTTTCTGGTTCAATTCATCGATCAAATCCCATAGGACACTCTTGGTAGTGGGGTCCAGTCCGATGGTGGGTTCATCCAGGAAGAGGATATCGGGCTGATGCACCAGGCTGGCTACCACCGATACCTTTTGTTTCTGTCCTCCAGACATCTGTTTAACCATCTTATTTTCCGCATATTTTATGTCCACCAGTTCCATTAGGTCGTCAATTCTCTGTTCCTTAAGGTCCCGGGGCATCCCATAATAATCAGCACATAGTTCTGCGTTTTCACGGGCAGTTAGGTCGCCGTATAAACTTACCAGTTGGGGTACCATTCCTATTTTTTGACGTACTTCATCTGGTGATTTAACTACGTCGTATCCGGCCACCGCGGCTGTACCAGATGTGGGGGGGATAAGACAAGTAAGCATTTTAATGGTAGTAGTTTTTCCAGCCCCATTTGGGCCTAAAAATCCGAAAATACTTTTATTTTTAACCTTCAAATTCAAAGCATCCACTGCGGTGAAGTCTTTGTATATTTTGGTAAGATCAGAGGTTTCAATGGCATATTTCATACCTTTAACTCCTGTTATTTTTTATGGACATCATATCTATTAGAAAATCTTCGTAAAGATTATTCTCACTTCTTTTAAAGAAATTCCTTATATTTTCAAGGGTTTTTGAACCTTTAGGGGTTATTTCATAGTATTTAACTTTTCTTTTCCCGTGATTTTCCCAGGTTCCCTTTATAAGGCCTTCCTCTTCCAGTTGGTGTAATTTGGGATAGATGATGCTGGCACTGGGCATTTTAATTTTATCCTTAAAGGGGGAAGATTCATGTAGTTTGGTCATGATCTCGTAGCCGTGCTGGCCTTTCATGTTGATGAGCCAGAGCATCACTATGGGGCCCGAACCCCTCATAATGCCTTTAACCAGTTTTTTTTCGTAATTATCCAGGTTATAGAATAATCTATTATCTTCCAAAGCCTTTGTGTAGTACCCTCGCGGAATTTCAAGGTTTTCAGCGTCTTCTTCTGAAATTTCAGTAGATTCTTTGCCGGGGTTGTCTCTGATTAAATCATCATCCATCCACTTTACACCTCTATTATAGTAATCGATATATCAATTTTCGACATAGTTTAAATAGATATATCCACTTTCCATATAAAGGTTGGGGTTCGCCCTGTAGAGTGAAAATAGGATCAACAATTGGCAGGAACCCTTCTATTCGAAAAATATATCACAATTACGGGCACAAAAAGTGAAACATGAAAATTGGATTCTCCACTCTTGCGCTGTTTATGAAGTCCTTCGAAGACTTCCTGGATATGGCCACTGCCGATGGCTTCCAACTGGTGGAAATACTCTGTGAAGGTCCCTACTGGCCGCGAAACATTTTAACTCAGGGTGAAGGTTTGGAGGTATTTTCCTCCTATGATGTGGATGTTTTCCTGCATGCTCCCACCATTGATCTCAACCCGGCCAGCCTGAACCCCGGTATCCGCGAGGAAACTATGCGCCAGATTAATGAAACATTAGAACTGGCTTCGATAATAGGGGCAAAGGCCATAACCACTCATCCTGGAATGATTCATAGATTGGAAGACAGAGTCAGGGAAATGGGTAAATATTTCGCCATTGAAACTCTAAAAGAAGCAAATAACTATGCAGAAGATTTGGGGGTTATCCTGTCGGTGGAGAACATGCCCGGTCGCTACGCTTATTTCTGTAACACTGCCCCTGAACATTCTTACTTCCTGGAACAATGTGGTTGCCACGGCACCGTAGATTTAGGTCATGCCAACACCACCAATCATCCCGATTCATTTTTAGAACTGGAAAGAATCTACTATTATCATCTAAGTGATAACAATGGTAACAAAGACCAGCACCGAGCCTTAGGCGAGGGCACACTTGATCTGAATTTGATTAATGGTATTGAAAGGGGGATAATTGAATTGAATAATTATGAGGATGTCCTAAAAAGCCGAAATCTTCTCCTTCAACTCGCCAAGTGAATCAGGCATAATAAAGGCCATTGATACAACTAGGAGCTATAATACAGATCAATAGGGAATAAGTTACTTATAATATTTATAACGGTTCAAACACGAAAATAAATTAAAAAAACCTTATATTGGGGTAAAAAATGTCTAGTGAAGTGTATTTTTCCAATCTACGATCCCGGGGCCAGAAAGATAACAAGAACAGTAAGATAAAACAGTTATTTGATGGGGCAAAATTCGGTGATTTAATCCAGGAAGAGGATTTAACCGCCATAAAACTTCATTTTGGAGAGCGGGGGAATGATGCTTTCCTTAAACCAGTTCTGGTAAATGCAGTTGTTGAAAAAACTTTAAATTCAAATGGAAAACCATTTTTAACTGATACTAACACTCTTTACTTTGGTAGCCGCCACAATGCTACCCAGCACCTGGAGACGGCCATAAAAAATGGATTTGCCTATGCAGTAACCGGGGCACCGGTTATTATTGCCGATGGACTTCGTGGAGATAACTGGATTCCAGTGGAGGTGGGTTTGAAACATTTCCAGCAGGTGAAAATCGCCGGAGATATCATTAGTGCGGACAGTATGCTGGTTTTATCTCATTTCAAGGGACACGGGATGTGTGGTTTTGGAGGGGCCATAAAAAATCTGGCCATGGGCTGTGCCTCAGCCCAGGGTAAGGTGGAACAGCACCAATGCGCCAAACCAGTTATAAGTGATAATTGTACCGGCTGTGGGGCCTGTATAAACTCCTGCCCCCTGTCGGTTATGTCTCTTTCTGATGGTAAGGCCATCATTGAACTGGAAGAATGTGTAGCCTGCAACAACTGTCTGGCAGTATGCCCCGAATCTGCGGTGAGCCTTGATTTTGATGCCTTACCTGAATTCATGGAACGTATGGTGGAATACGCTTATGGGGCAGTTAAAAACAAAAAAGGGAAGGTGGGCTACCTGAACTTCCTGATGGATATCACCCCGGACTGTGACTGTGAAGCTTTCAGTGATGCTCCCATAGTCCCGGACATAGGGATACTGGCCTCCAAGGATCCAGTTGCCCTGGATACGGCCAGCTATGACTTGGTAAACCAGCAAGTGGGATTGGAAAACTTACTACTGGAACATCACCACCAGAAGGGCGGTGATAAATTCAGAGGGGTTTGGGAAGAAGTTGATGGTCGGTTACTACTGGAATATGCCGAGGAAGTGGGGATGGGTAGTAAGGAATACCATTTAATAAACCTATAATCCTCTTTTCTCATTATAAGCGGTCATATTCCCTATTTAGCCGGGTAAAGAAAATCGTTTATAAGTGTTTCCATTTGCGTCCCAGAACAAGGTATTAAATAAAGGATAATAAAAGGCAAATAGTAATGTGTTAATTTTCTATAGGAAGTAAATTAGATAAGAGAGGGGTTTAAATGGATACAGCTTACATCTGGCTGGTATTGGGGATAATCATTGCATTGGTAATGCTGGGAGTTCAATTTTATTCCAAACGAGCTTTGACCCTAAAAAGAATTATCGGAACAACTCTTTTATCATTGCTGGTTGTTACCGTAGGTTTAGGTTCTATCTGGGCCTCCATTGGCCATTCATTGTTCGCCAACCAAGTAGCTTCCACCATAGGCTGGGCTCCAGGAAGTCCCTTTCAACAGGAGGTTGCCTTTGCCAATCTGGCATTTGGAGTTCTGGGGATACTGTGTATCTGGATCAGAGGCAATTTTTGGACAGCTACAGTAATAGG contains:
- a CDS encoding PQQ-binding-like beta-propeller repeat protein; protein product: MDIGKKQLLLGFMITCLLASPLGIATAAGADWNSFHENAQHTGFTDQAADFTPTAWYFSTQGAIKSSPAIQNKIIYFGSNDGHVYAVNMEDGTKIWDYKTDGAVISSPSVVGDVLYVGSSDGYLYAQDIKNGNVKWKYKTGNAIESSPLVQDNLVYIGSNDGRVYAININNGTKVWEYNTGNSVRSSPVISGENLFVGSDDGKVYALDKDTGNKTWEYTTGDKVQSSPAVMNNTVYVGSDDGKVYALSATDGTLQWNYDMGKSVTSSPTIDTNDNSLFIGADNGKMMCLDTRNGVEKWNFTTSGAVKSTASILDNKIVFGSNGGTVYILNKYNGNEEWSYNPGYGVINQPMESSPATYGNMIYIGADDGSLYALNNDKKTAPTSVYVYYIGGAIVVIIALLLIGRAVLNRRKKNE
- a CDS encoding DUF63 family protein, which codes for MGIDSIIQYIQENFVYLHPGYTTYNTIVFGIILGLVILLIIRMFRWIDKDPKDLFIPLIPFIFFGSSARALVDNGIYPLTYALVTPGIYILTGLTAIFTLLASVLIERKIGWDYRYVIFAVGAAMCVPNIYYAQHINPVVVFQVLAPWALLTAVFVLIGRKWSLLKDKFNLSILSAHLLDASSTFIAVDYYGYGEQHVLPNALTQLADSAIIMYPLKIAVILPALYIIDTYVEDKTIRNMLKLAIFILGLAPGIRNFLSLAMGT
- a CDS encoding ATP-binding response regulator — its product is MAKATILVVEDERITAEDIRAGLEFAGYKVPVICSTGEDAVRQAGRLEPDLVLMDIKLEGEMDGIEAAAQIRKSYDIPVIYLTAYSDEKTVERAKLTEPSGFLVKGQGMLSKPFDENELHAAIEITLYRHEMEREHDQISAAILLRTSEAVIATNSTGQIRYINSLAETITGWPKKEVLGKKLEEVFLPLSKINNESPLEDVLVEGEPEIISRNGAKFTVKGTVTPIKDYKQKNNGMVISFKVVNDDI
- a CDS encoding ATP-binding response regulator, producing MAKINIIIVEDERITAEDIKKALNSVGYEVPAIVPSGEEAIKAAEELKPDLVIMDIKLEGEMDGIQAAEQIRSKLGIPIIYLTAYSDEKTVQRAKITEPSGFILKQPYGFLRKPFEESELNTTIEITLYRDRLEKRLRKHDKWLGAMLKSISDGVIATDLNGQVRFMNSMAEELTGWLEEDALGHDVREIFDPVGYKLPLEDDMSREVSYLKNTVLKLEEGEKLTVDGSVTVIKDMEGNVDGLVIVFRPVNLSKI
- a CDS encoding PHP domain-containing protein translates to MIIDPHIHSTYSGDATASVRDIVKHSRKIGLDAIAIADHNSLKGSEAALKEFGPLEDLVIIPAMEVSSSKGHIVALGVSEEIPRGLSPEETVELIRIQGGIAIAAHPFVSYREGLFTQVKFVDVDAMETLNSRYIFGYSNWRAKNLAKEKNIPQIGASDAHFLGAIGSCVTELEADFTVDGIIQGILSGKTNVFGDRTPLPLILKEVINKKIRKIQ
- a CDS encoding GNAT family N-acetyltransferase; amino-acid sequence: MFKEGIRYRKCNNGDFIKLHEINQERFINKTSLTTFKVGERLHKNTIFLAEDRDKAVGYVFGMRSQNNPEEGWIRQIAVLKKYEGRGIAKTLQKLCIEAFKSMRGVRYVGLSVEPGNKPALCLYKSLGFKIAEGELGFETVTVNGKLAIKDYYGPGEHRFIMKKEL
- the albA gene encoding DNA-binding protein Alba; this encodes MSEENVVYIGNKPVMNYVLAVVTQMNGGTPEVILKARGRAISRAVDVAEIVRNRFITDVSIGSIDICTEEIMNNEGTSTNVSAIEIQLSKDFS
- a CDS encoding ABC transporter permease — encoded protein: MVETKKIWWMLKKDLIVLWRHKPRLMSIIIFPILMIALFGYGMGGTIENVPVVIVKQSDGPVTDATLNAIKDMSFYNVKDIIGDPQRGKEMVESGQVKAAIILPSDYEDLNSSNAKSVVTYVDSSDQMAAQTLIPTTQGLFNQISAQIGMKKLEALNSQSQAIQVQSQGVQNTSTLGAVNYQNIMNSINFQINKIYGDIKYIDFLVPAILAMTIMMGAMFSMGEALAGERERGELARLFMTPTSVATVVGGKIISKLTIETARAILLIFAAIVLFGITINGSMVLTILLLVLSALCFVGFGIMVSARVSTQEDYTQMVMPFTMPMMFVSGVFYPIETMPWIFQKIAYIFPLTYANDALRGVMLKGAGIGDVWLDIAVLAGFTLLFFALGVTRFNRDI
- a CDS encoding 2-isopropylmalate synthase; protein product: MYIDKVKQEMKIPEKVRIFDTTLRDGEQTPGVAITPEEKIRIAKRLDNLGVDVIEVGFPAASLGERKAAQEIKGLGLNAKVCGLARVLQEDLDAALDSDVDYIHTFIGTSPLHREYKLHMDQEEILTKAVDAVEYIKDHGIIAEFSAEDATRTEFEFLKNIYTAVEDAGADVINVPDTVGVMVPASMRQLVGDLKEVVSIPISVHCHDDFGLAVANSLAAVEAGALQVHATINGLGERAGNTSLEEVVMALMATYGIKTNITTELLVGTSELVSRITGVKMPPNKAIVGENAFAHEAGIHVHGVLQKAETYEPLKPEMVGHTRRIVMGKHTGARAIKSKLDDYGIEMNEDQFCTLYDQVKKLGDKGKMVTDADLQALAETVLGKPKEEKVKLEGFTVMTGDNVLPTATVKLNIDGKIKTAAKTGVGPVDASINVIQDLVRETADIELKEYHIEAITGGTNALAEVFVIMADGEGHSATGRSTVEDIVMASVEAVLDSINKILLARDMDQLP